The genomic stretch GACGTACTCGAGAAAGCAGTGCAGGAAGTCCACGTCGAGCAGGACGTGTTCGCCGCTCGCGAGCATCCGGTGGTAGGCCGCGAGGTTCGGCCCGGCGTCGGTCGTCGCGGCGTCGACGTTCGCGGCGTAGAAGTCGAGCGCTCTGCGGACCACCTCGCTCCGGCCCGCCCCGGTGTGGTCGAGGAGGGTGTCGAGCGCCGCCGCTGCGTCGTCGTCGAGCGAGACGGTCACTCGGTCGGTCGGCATAGCGAAGAAGGGAGGCTGGACGGGGAATAGTTGACGCTCGATCCCTCGAGAGTCCGTGGACGTCCGACCGCAACACGCATACTCGGCGGTCGCACGATATCGGACGTGTCACGCGTTCCCCGGTGGGCGGTCGGCGCGGCGGTCGTCGGGTCGGTCGTGGCGCTCGCGGCGGTGGTGGTCTCGCCCGACGCGGTGCTCGCGTGGGTGGCGACACTCCGGGCGGATCCACTGCTGTTCGGGCTCGCCGTGGTGGCGCTCTACACCGTGCGCCCCGTCGTCGCGTGGCCGCTGAGCCTCTGTTCGGCGGTCGTGGGCTACGGCTTCGGCCTCGTGGGACTGCCGTTCGCGCTCGCGTGCGTCTGCCTCTCGTGTCTGCCGGCCTACGCGCTCGGACGCACCGCCGACAACGGGTCGGGCTTGCTCGATCGGGTCGGCAGCGCCGGCGAACGCTTCTTCGAACGCACGGGCGGCGTTCGCGGGGTGGTCGCGGCGCGCCTCGCGCCGCTGCCCGCCGAACCCGTCTCGTTCGGGGCGGGCGTCTCGGGCATCGGGCTCCGGGCCTATCTCGTCGGCACGTTGCTCGGCGAGACCCCGTGGACGGCCGCGGCCGTGCTCGCGGGCGGTTCGGTCTCACGGCTCGCCGTCGAGGGGGTCGGGGGCGTCGGAATGGAGTTCGTCGCCGCGGCGGTCGCGGTGGCCGGGCTACTGCTCGCGGGGCCGGCCTACGACCACTTTCGAGAACGTTACCAGAACGTGTCCGAGCAGTCGTAGACCACGCCGTGGCGCGGGCAGACGTACTCGCAGTGACGGTGTTCCATCGCGGCTCCACAGGCCGGACACGGGCGGCCGCGCGTGGACTCGATTCCGTCGGTCGTCTCGTGCATACCTCGGGGATCCGGGCGGCGTGCCTAAGCCTTTCTCCGCGGAGCGACGAATTGGGTGGGAATACGGCCAAGCTTCATTCCGCCGAGGAACCCATGGAAGCCATGAGCGAATCGCAACGCGGGTCGGTGGTCCTTTCGGTACTGACGGCACTGCTCGCAGGCGTCGCAGGAGTGGCCGGGTCGTACGCGCTCGCGGGCTACTCGGAGTCGTTCGTCGCCGCACCGGTGACGTCGGTCGTGACCCAGAACGCGCCGGGCGTGCTCCTCCAGTTCGCGATCGGACCGCTGACCACTATCGGCACCCAGATCGGGATCGAACACCTCGGCCAGCAGGCCAACCTCGTGCTGGCGGTCGGGCTCGGCGTCCTGCTGTTCGCCTGCCTCACGCTCGCGGCGCTCGCGACCGGCCGGCGATACGGGAACCGGTTCGTTCCCGTGGGGATCGCCGGGGTCCTCGTCTGGCTCGCGGCCGCCGTCCTCACTGGTGCGCCGGTGACGGCGCTCGGGGCCGGTCTCGGGAGCGCGGTCGTGGTCGGCCTCGCGGGGCTCGCCGGGACGGCCGGCGGAACCAGCGAACCGGTCTCCGGCGGTCGTCGGTCGGTGCTCGGAAGCGTCGCGGGCGTGTTCGGCGTCGGCGTCCTCGGCTACCTCCTCGGGAGTCGTGGTGGGGGGAGTACGAGCGAGGCCGCCTCACAGGTCGAGATCGGCAACGAGAGCGAGGGCGGGAATCGGAACACCGCGGGCGGCAACGCGAGCGGTGGAAACGCGAGCAACGGGAGCGGTGGGGAGGGCGGCGGAAACGGTGGCCCGTCGGTTGGCGAGATGCTCTCGCTGGCGGAGTCGAAATCGCTCGGTATCGAGGGGCTCGAAGGACTGGTGAGCGGCGAGGACTTCTATCAGGTCGACATCAGCAACATCGACCCCGACGTGAACGCCGACGACTGGTCGCTGTCGGTGACCGGGGCGGTCGAGAACGAGGGGAAATTCACCTACGACGACATCACCGGAATGGCGTCGGAGAACCGCTTCGGCACGCTCCGGTGTGTCAGCGACGACCTCAACGGCAAGAGCATGGACAACGCGGTCTGGACCGGCGTGCCGATGGGGCGCGTGCTCGACGAGGCGGGGCTACAGGGTGAGTACGTGATGCTCCGGGCGGCCGACGACTACTACCAGGAGTTCCCCGTCGAGGCGCTCAGAACCGGCTTCCTCGCCTACGGCATGGACGGCGAGGTGCTTCCGCAGGCTCACGGCTACCCGGTCCGGGCGCTGA from Halococcus hamelinensis 100A6 encodes the following:
- a CDS encoding TVP38/TMEM64 family protein → MSRVPRWAVGAAVVGSVVALAAVVVSPDAVLAWVATLRADPLLFGLAVVALYTVRPVVAWPLSLCSAVVGYGFGLVGLPFALACVCLSCLPAYALGRTADNGSGLLDRVGSAGERFFERTGGVRGVVAARLAPLPAEPVSFGAGVSGIGLRAYLVGTLLGETPWTAAAVLAGGSVSRLAVEGVGGVGMEFVAAAVAVAGLLLAGPAYDHFRERYQNVSEQS
- a CDS encoding HVO_2523 family zinc finger protein; the encoded protein is MHETTDGIESTRGRPCPACGAAMEHRHCEYVCPRHGVVYDCSDTFW
- a CDS encoding molybdopterin-dependent oxidoreductase, yielding MEAMSESQRGSVVLSVLTALLAGVAGVAGSYALAGYSESFVAAPVTSVVTQNAPGVLLQFAIGPLTTIGTQIGIEHLGQQANLVLAVGLGVLLFACLTLAALATGRRYGNRFVPVGIAGVLVWLAAAVLTGAPVTALGAGLGSAVVVGLAGLAGTAGGTSEPVSGGRRSVLGSVAGVFGVGVLGYLLGSRGGGSTSEAASQVEIGNESEGGNRNTAGGNASGGNASNGSGGEGGGNGGPSVGEMLSLAESKSLGIEGLEGLVSGEDFYQVDISNIDPDVNADDWSLSVTGAVENEGKFTYDDITGMASENRFGTLRCVSDDLNGKSMDNAVWTGVPMGRVLDEAGLQGEYVMLRAADDYYQEFPVEALRTGFLAYGMDGEVLPQAHGYPVRALIPGHWGEINVKWLTGIEVLDDPAKGFWEKKGWHGTGPVNTVAKLHATNRLDDGRIQVGGHAYAGTRGIDNVEVSTDGGNSWTDATLSAVLTPNLNGDVWRQWEYTYDSPGESHEVVVRATDGTGTLQPKKTQKPFPSGATGWVSKTIDG